A window of Candidatus Nitrospira allomarina genomic DNA:
TTCTTTGGCCGTTTCGACTTTATCCATAGCTGCGGTTTTGACCTGTTCCTTGATGGTATCCGGAGACAGACGTTGTTGAAGTGTCTGAACCGTTCCGTCCAGTTCCGCTCTGGTTACTCGAATTTGTTCGCGAAGCCGGGCAGGATCTTCAATATTTTTCGATTCTTGCGCATTTAATTGAGTACGTTGGTCGTCCACTGTTTGGTCTCCTTTAAACTGTCAATAGTTTTTTGCGGGGCGGGGTCCATGGTTTTCAAATCGCTGATACCTTTTTGAATCAATGCGTAGCCGATCCCCACAACGGCCAATCCGACAATCAGCGCAGAAGCCCAGGCGGGGATGATTAATGCCAGGGCGAGAATGGCCGCATATAACAAACCCAGCAATCCTGCATAGGCCAGCGCTCCTCCTACCGCAATAAATCCCACATCTTTGCCGGCCTGTTTAGCCTTTTGGGACATTTCAAGCTTTAAAAGCTGCATTTCCTGCTGAATGAGGATTTTTGCTTCGTTCATCAGGTCACGGAAGAGATCACTTAGTGGTCGTTCTTCCTGATATACACTCATAACACCCTCCTTCTAGGTTCACATTAATATGAAAAAGGATTCCCGTTACATGGTTGGCGCGGCTGGCGT
This region includes:
- a CDS encoding phage holin family protein, with the translated sequence MSVYQEERPLSDLFRDLMNEAKILIQQEMQLLKLEMSQKAKQAGKDVGFIAVGGALAYAGLLGLLYAAILALALIIPAWASALIVGLAVVGIGYALIQKGISDLKTMDPAPQKTIDSLKETKQWTTNVLN